One genomic region from Phragmites australis chromosome 1, lpPhrAust1.1, whole genome shotgun sequence encodes:
- the LOC133908611 gene encoding uncharacterized protein LOC133908611 isoform X1: MGHCYLRQPLSRAEAVPERRSRLWQMDAPPTPRVEVICPQPRRPTRLPFAVETVNRASPRLNGAFPVYRSDYTSDILDLILSKNDPDSDIDSSSQVGFLCGSPPVRVNNPIIHDPQFGNRAPSFSPLGSPHSKKPAGRVELGSPSCGASSPKVRIEGFACGNSEPHFAVTFS, translated from the exons ATGGGGCACTGCTATTTGAGGCAGCCGCTCTCAAGGGCTGAGGCAGTGCCCGAGCGAAGGTCCAGGCTCTGGCAGATGGATGCGCCGCCGACGCCCCGTGTGGAGGTCATCTGCCCCCAGCCTCGCCGCCCCACCCGGCTTCCATTCGCTGTGGAAACCGTGAACAGAGCCAGCCCCAGGCTGAACGG TGCATTCCCGGTGTACAGATCAGACTACACTTCTGATATACTTGATCTTATCCTCAGCAAG AATGACCCTGACAGCGATATCGATTCGAGTAGTCAGGTGGGCTTTTTATGTGGATCGCCTCCTGTACGTGTTAACAACCCAATTATCCATGATCCGCAGTTTGGTAATAGGGCGCCATCCTTTTCTCCTTTAGGGAGCCCCCACAGCAAAAAGCCGGCAGGAAGAGTTGAACTGGGCTCTCCATCTTGCGGTGCTAGCAGCCCAAAAGTAAGGATCGAAGGTTTCGCTTGTGGAAACTCGGAGCCCCACTTTGCAGTTACCTTTTCATGA
- the LOC133887542 gene encoding probable 3-beta-hydroxysteroid-Delta(8),Delta(7)-isomerase — protein sequence MSSAIELEGRCRRLSKTDRLLICRWAFTGLTHSIMEGTFAVTPDFCRKENPSYFDEASKLSVIFPICHITCRFKHGASTSVLLFSERVEAVTAVLEGPASLLAIYAIASRKSYNNILQVTVCLGQLYGCLVYFITAYFIGANSSWVVIPTLIAIRSWKMIYAAFRAEKVKIK from the exons ATGTCATCGGCGATCGAGCTTGAAGGAAGATGTCGCAGGTTATCCAAGACCGACCGTCTGCTCATCTGCCGGTGGGCGTTCACCGGCCTCACCCACAGCATCATGGAGGGGACCTTCGCCGTCACCCCTGATTTTTGCAGGAAGGAGAACCCCAGCTACTTCGATGAAGCCAGTAAGCTCTCGGTGATTTTCCCCATTTGCCATATTACATGTCGATTCAAACATGGTGCCAGCACTAGTGTGTTGCTGTTCAGTGAAAGAGTTGAAGCAGTAACAGCTGTGTTAGAAGGCCCTGCGTCACTACTTGCAAT ATATGCAATTGCATCCCGGAAATCctacaacaatattctccaGGTCACCGTCTGTTTGGGCCAGCTCTACGGATGCTTGGTTTACTTCATCACTGCATACTTCATTGGTGCAAACAGTTCATGGGTGGTCATACCAACGCTCATCGCCATAAGGAGCTGGAAGATGATCTACGCAGCGTTTCGAGCTGAAAAGGTGAAGATTAAATAA
- the LOC133908638 gene encoding protein NRT1/ PTR FAMILY 6.1-like, with the protein MAPAAVMEVEAAPAAAKEIKSPEVLTSSLSSLQRKKLGAHFLESDERRFSGRRALGGGYDPPSAAGTTPVNIRGEPIADLSKTGGWVAAFFIFGNEMAERMAYFGLSVNMVIFMFKVMHRPFTSSANAVNNFLGISQASSVFGGFLADAYLGRYWTIAVFTTIYLLGLIALTLTASVPALVPSQAGCDKLAMLLGACAPAEPWQMAYLQTALYITAFGAAGIRPCVSSFGADQFDEQSPGYKRRLDRFFNLFYLAVTLGAIAAFTAEVYIQMQHGWAAAFGTLALAMGASNALFFVGTPLYRHRVPGGSPLTRVAQVLVAAFRKRNAAFDSGDYVGLYEVAGAKSAIRGSAKIEHTDDFRWLDKAALQLEGDFAGGEETVNPWRLCTVTQVEEVKILLRLLPVPACTVMLSVVLTEFLTLSVQQAYTLNTHLAALHLPVACMPVFPCLAIFLILAFYYQTFAPLARRLTGHPHGASQLQRVGLGLFFSILSVAWAGLFERYRRGHAIRHGYLALFLTPMPDLSAYWLLIQYCLIGVAEVFCLVALLEFLYQEAPDAMRSVGSAYAAVAGGLGCFLASALNSAVDAATGDAAAGRPSWLAQNINVGRFDYLYWLLAVLSTLNLLVFLYVAKRYRYRVRVDAQGTVNKQ; encoded by the exons ATGGCTCCGGCGGCCGTGATGGAGGTGGAAGCAGCACCTGCGGCAGCCAAGGAGATCAAGTCGCCGGAGGTGCTGACGAGCTCGCTGTCGTCGCTGCAACGCAAGAAGCTGGGCGCGCACTTCCTGGAGAGCGACGAGCGCCGCTTCTCCGGGAGGCGGGCCCTCGGAGGCGGCTATGACCCGCCGTCCGCGGCCGGCACGACGCCGGTCAACATAAGGGGCGAGCCCATCGCCGACCTGTCGAAGACCGGCGGGTGGGTGGCcgctttcttcatcttcggcaACGAGATGGCGGAGCGCATGGCCTACTTCGGGCTCTCCGtgaacatggtgatcttcatgtTCAAGGTGATGCACCGGCCCTTCACCAGCTCCGCCAACGCCGTGAACAACTTCCTCGGCATCTCCCAGGCCTCCTCCGTGTTCGGCGGCTTCCTCGCCGACGCCTACCTCGGCCGCTACTGGACCATCGCCGTCTTCACCACCATCTACCTGCTCGGCCTCATCGCGCTCACGCTGACCGCCAGCGTGCCGGCGCTCGTGCCAAGCCAGGCCGGCTGCGACAAGCTTGCCATGCTGCTGGGCGCGTGCGCTCCAGCGGAGCCCTGGCAGATGGCGTACCTCCAGACGGCGCTCTACATCACGGCGTTCGGCGCCGCGGGGATCCGCCCCTGCGTGTCGTCGTTCGGCGCCGACCAGTTCGACGAGCAGAGCCCCGGGTACAAGCGCCGGCTCGACCGCTTCTTCAACCTCTTCTACCTCGCCGTCACGCTCGGCGCCATCGCAGCCTTCACGGCGGAGGTGTACATCCAAATGCAGCACGGCTGGGCGGCGGCGTTCGGCACGCTGGCGCTCGCCATGGGCGCTTCCAACGCGCTCTTCTTCGTGGGCACGCCGCTGTACAGGCACCGCGTGCCGGGGGGCAGCCCGCTGACGAGGGTGGCGCAGGTGCTCGTCGCCGCCTTCAGGAAGAGGAACGCTGCCTTCGACAGCGGCGACTACGTAGGCCTCTACGAGGTCGCCGGCGCCAAGTCCGCCATCCGGGGGAGCGCCAAGATCGAGCACACCGACGACTTCAG GTGGCTCGACAAGGCCGCGCTGCAGCTGGAGGGCGacttcgccggcggcgaggagacGGTGAACCCATGGCGGTTGTGCACGGTGACTCaggtggaggaggtgaagaTCCTGCTGCGGCTGTTGCCAGTGCCGGCGTGCACGGTAATGCTGAGCGTGGTGCTGACCGAGTTCCTGACGCTGTCGGTGCAGCAGGCGTACACGCTCAACACCCACTTGGCGGCGCTGCACCTCCCCGTGGCGTGCATGCCCGTCTTCCCCTGCCTCGCCATCTTCCTCATCCTGGCCTTCTACTACCAGACCTTCGCGCCGCTGGCCCGCCGCCTCACGGGCCACCCGCACGGCGCCTCCCAACTGCAGCGCGTCGGCCTGGgcctcttcttctccatcctGTCCGTCGCCTGGGCGGGGCTCTTCGAGCGCTACCGCCGCGGGCACGCCATCCGCCACGGCTACCTCGCTCTCTTCCTCACGCCCATGCCGGACCTCAGTGCCTACTGGCTGCTCATCCAGTACTGCCTCATCGGCGTGGCCGAGGTGTTCTGCCTCGTCGCGCTCCTCGAGTTCCTCTACCAGGAGGCGCCCGACGCCATGCGCAGCGTGGGCTCCGCGTACGCGGCCGTGGCGGGCGGGCTGGGGTGCTTCCTGGCCTCGGCGCTCAACAGCGCCGTCGACGCGGCGACTGGCGACGCCGCGGCGGGGCGGCCGTCGTGGCTGGCGCAGAACATCAACGTGGGAAGGTTCGACTACCTCTACTGGTTGCTCGCCGTGCTCAGCACACTCAACCTGCTCGTCTTTCTCTACGTCGCCAAGCGATACAGGTACAGGGTCAGGGTCGACGCGCAGGGCACGGTTAACAAGCAGTAG
- the LOC133908611 gene encoding uncharacterized protein LOC133908611 isoform X2, which translates to MGHCYLRQPLSRAEAVPERRSRLWQMDAPPTPRVEVICPQPRRPTRLPFAVETVNRASPRLNGAFPVYRSDYTSDILDLILSKNDPDSDIDSSSQGAPTAKSRQEELNWALHLAVLAAQK; encoded by the exons ATGGGGCACTGCTATTTGAGGCAGCCGCTCTCAAGGGCTGAGGCAGTGCCCGAGCGAAGGTCCAGGCTCTGGCAGATGGATGCGCCGCCGACGCCCCGTGTGGAGGTCATCTGCCCCCAGCCTCGCCGCCCCACCCGGCTTCCATTCGCTGTGGAAACCGTGAACAGAGCCAGCCCCAGGCTGAACGG TGCATTCCCGGTGTACAGATCAGACTACACTTCTGATATACTTGATCTTATCCTCAGCAAG AATGACCCTGACAGCGATATCGATTCGAGTAGTCAG GGAGCCCCCACAGCAAAAAGCCGGCAGGAAGAGTTGAACTGGGCTCTCCATCTTGCGGTGCTAGCAGCCCAAAAGTAA